The Mycobacterium sp. 3519A genome contains a region encoding:
- a CDS encoding GlxA family transcriptional regulator encodes MRSVVVLGYPGVQALDLVGPFEVFTGATTYLAGRGRADEGYAVSVVSRGGEPASTLTGLALLTEPLPDPRTPIDTLVLPGGIGVDDARRDADTVGWIQIAAENTRRVVSVCTGAFLCAQAGLIDGCTATTHWAFADRMSREFPSVTVDPEPIFVRSSEKVWTAAGVTAGIDLALSLVEDDYGTDVAQTVARWLVLYLRRPGGQTQFAAPVWMPRARRAPIREVQEAIESEPGGAHSIPELARRAAMSPRHFTRLFTEEVGEAPGTYVERIRTEAARRQLEETDDTVMVIAARCGFGSAETLRRSFVRRLGISPDQYRKTFA; translated from the coding sequence ATGCGATCGGTGGTGGTCCTCGGCTATCCGGGCGTCCAGGCTCTCGACCTGGTCGGCCCGTTCGAGGTGTTCACCGGCGCCACCACCTACCTGGCGGGCCGGGGGCGCGCTGATGAGGGCTACGCCGTCAGCGTGGTCTCCCGCGGCGGCGAACCGGCGAGCACGCTCACCGGACTCGCGCTGCTAACCGAACCGCTGCCGGACCCGCGGACACCGATCGACACCCTGGTGCTGCCCGGCGGCATCGGCGTCGACGACGCGCGCCGCGACGCGGACACCGTCGGGTGGATACAGATCGCCGCCGAGAACACCCGCCGCGTCGTCAGCGTGTGCACCGGCGCGTTCCTGTGCGCGCAGGCCGGCCTGATCGACGGGTGCACCGCGACCACCCACTGGGCGTTCGCCGACCGCATGTCACGCGAATTCCCTTCTGTGACTGTTGATCCCGAACCCATCTTCGTTCGCAGCTCCGAGAAGGTGTGGACCGCCGCGGGAGTCACTGCGGGTATCGATCTGGCGCTGTCGCTGGTGGAAGACGACTACGGCACCGACGTCGCGCAGACCGTGGCCCGCTGGCTGGTGCTGTACCTGCGCAGGCCAGGCGGTCAGACGCAGTTCGCGGCGCCGGTGTGGATGCCCCGCGCCAGGCGCGCGCCGATCCGCGAGGTCCAGGAGGCCATCGAGTCCGAACCCGGTGGTGCGCACAGCATTCCGGAGCTGGCCCGGCGCGCCGCGATGAGCCCACGGCACTTCACCCGGCTGTTCACCGAGGAGGTCGGCGAGGCGCCGGGCACCTACGTCGAACGGATCCGCACCGAAGCCGCCCGCCGCCAACTCGAGGAGACAGACGACACCGTCATGGTGATCGCCGCGCGCTGCGGATTCGGCTCAGCGGAGACACTGCGTCGCAGTTTCGTGCGCCGCCTTGGGATTTCACCGGACCAATACCGCAAGACGTTCGCCTAA
- a CDS encoding DJ-1/PfpI family protein: MTQIAIVVYPGFTALDFIGPYEVLRSLPDAEVRFVWHEPGPIAADSGALLIGATHSFDETPSPDVLLVPGGMTTFEHARDEKLLDWVRQVHQTTTWTTSVCSGSVILAAAGLLQGHRATSHWMALPMLKPFGVEAVGDQRIVHEGKIATAAGVSAGIDLGLWLAGQIAGAAKAKAIQLTIEYDPQPPFDSGHMSKASAATKASATAQLTKETAKQHQLSQPARLLWDAAIQRARGQRRSRVKV, from the coding sequence ATGACGCAGATCGCAATCGTGGTGTATCCGGGCTTCACCGCGCTCGACTTCATTGGCCCCTACGAGGTGCTACGCAGCCTGCCCGATGCGGAGGTTCGGTTCGTGTGGCACGAACCGGGGCCGATCGCCGCGGACTCGGGTGCGCTGCTGATCGGCGCCACGCACTCGTTCGACGAGACGCCGTCGCCGGACGTCCTGCTGGTGCCGGGCGGCATGACGACGTTCGAACATGCCCGCGACGAGAAGCTGCTCGACTGGGTGCGGCAGGTGCACCAGACGACCACCTGGACCACGTCGGTGTGCTCCGGGTCGGTCATTCTGGCCGCCGCCGGGCTGCTGCAGGGACATCGCGCGACGTCGCATTGGATGGCGCTGCCCATGCTGAAGCCGTTCGGTGTCGAGGCCGTCGGCGATCAGCGGATCGTGCACGAGGGCAAGATCGCGACCGCCGCCGGGGTGTCGGCGGGCATCGACCTCGGGCTGTGGCTGGCCGGGCAGATCGCCGGTGCGGCCAAGGCGAAGGCCATCCAGCTCACCATCGAATACGACCCGCAGCCTCCGTTCGACTCCGGTCATATGTCGAAGGCGTCGGCGGCCACCAAGGCGTCGGCGACCGCGCAATTGACCAAGGAGACCGCCAAGCAGCACCAGTTGAGCCAGCCGGCCCGGCTGCTGTGGGACGCCGCGATACAGCGGGCGCGCGGCCAGCGCCGCAGCCGCGTCAAGGTGTGA
- a CDS encoding MarR family winged helix-turn-helix transcriptional regulator, whose product MRSDGFADELERATRGLLELNVSVLARMEKRIGLAPLRALQSLDRIGPCLVTELGVDLDLLPSTASRLSDRLAESGYITRSVSPTNRRATVLELTDAGRAVLDELIALRVAAFDEVSRRMTEDDRSALVRGAQAFTDAHADLVTP is encoded by the coding sequence ATGCGATCTGACGGATTCGCCGACGAACTCGAGCGGGCCACACGTGGGCTGCTGGAACTCAACGTCTCGGTGCTCGCGCGGATGGAGAAGCGGATCGGGCTGGCGCCGCTGCGCGCCCTGCAGTCACTGGACCGGATCGGGCCATGCCTGGTCACCGAACTCGGCGTCGATCTCGATCTGCTGCCATCGACGGCGAGCCGGCTCAGCGATCGGCTCGCGGAGTCCGGCTACATCACCCGCAGCGTCTCGCCGACCAACCGCCGCGCCACCGTGCTCGAGTTGACCGATGCGGGTCGCGCCGTACTGGACGAGCTGATCGCGTTGCGCGTCGCGGCGTTCGACGAAGTCAGCCGACGCATGACCGAGGACGACAGGTCGGCGCTGGTGCGCGGCGCACAGGCGTTCACCGACGCACACGCCGACCTGGTCACACCTTGA
- a CDS encoding FAD-binding domain: protein MRIAISGAGVAGPAFAYWMRRAGHHVTLIESAPTFRTGGYVIDFWGLGYRIAEKMGIAAQLHEKGYQIQKLRVVGADGRTRAELRVAGIRRATEGKYTSVARGDLAATIYHVVENDVETIYSDTITGIDERDDGVGVTFASAAPRDFDLVVGADGLHSRVRSLTFGPDATHLRYLGCQVAACVVDGYRPREEVVYVTYNVPGKSLGRFALRDDRTLFLFIFRAEQPDVPVGIEAGRARLRCEFADAGWECPQIIEALDGVDELYFDSVSQVRLDRWCTDRVALVGDAAACVSLLAGEGTGLAMVEAYVLAGELQRAGGDFGQAFKAYETRLQPFIEDKQNRASSFVSFFAARTWPGIWLRNVGLQAMNLPIVGDLALNRALRDDIELPEYAI, encoded by the coding sequence ATGAGAATCGCCATCAGCGGCGCTGGCGTCGCCGGACCGGCGTTCGCGTACTGGATGCGCCGCGCCGGCCACCACGTCACCTTGATCGAGTCCGCACCGACCTTCCGCACCGGCGGCTACGTCATCGACTTCTGGGGACTGGGCTATCGCATCGCAGAGAAGATGGGCATCGCGGCCCAGCTACACGAAAAGGGCTACCAGATTCAGAAACTGCGGGTCGTCGGCGCAGACGGCCGGACCAGGGCCGAGCTTCGGGTTGCGGGGATTCGCCGAGCGACGGAGGGCAAGTACACCAGTGTTGCGCGCGGTGACCTCGCGGCGACCATCTATCACGTCGTCGAAAACGACGTCGAGACAATCTATTCCGACACGATCACCGGAATCGACGAACGGGATGACGGGGTCGGCGTGACGTTCGCGAGCGCGGCCCCTCGCGATTTCGACCTCGTCGTCGGCGCGGACGGCCTGCACTCCAGGGTGCGTTCGCTGACCTTCGGACCGGATGCGACGCACCTGCGCTATCTGGGTTGTCAGGTCGCCGCATGCGTGGTCGACGGATATCGGCCACGCGAAGAAGTCGTCTATGTCACCTATAACGTGCCGGGCAAGTCGCTCGGACGGTTCGCGCTGCGCGACGATCGCACGTTGTTCCTCTTCATCTTTCGTGCTGAGCAGCCCGACGTCCCCGTGGGCATCGAGGCGGGTCGCGCGCGGCTACGCTGCGAGTTCGCCGACGCCGGCTGGGAGTGCCCGCAGATCATCGAGGCGCTCGACGGGGTGGACGAGTTGTACTTCGACTCGGTCAGCCAGGTGCGCCTCGACCGGTGGTGCACCGATCGAGTGGCGCTGGTCGGCGACGCGGCCGCGTGCGTGTCCCTGCTCGCAGGCGAGGGCACCGGGCTGGCCATGGTCGAGGCCTACGTGTTGGCCGGCGAATTGCAGCGCGCCGGTGGCGATTTCGGTCAGGCGTTCAAGGCATACGAAACCCGTCTGCAACCGTTCATCGAAGACAAGCAGAACCGGGCCTCGTCATTTGTGTCGTTCTTCGCGGCGCGGACGTGGCCCGGGATCTGGCTGCGCAACGTAGGACTACAGGCGATGAACCTTCCCATCGTCGGCGATCTGGCCTTGAACCGCGCACTGCGCGACGACATCGAACTGCCCGAGTATGCGATCTGA
- a CDS encoding alpha/beta fold hydrolase, whose product MNLAYDDRGRGDPVLFIAGRGGAGRTWHLHQVPEFLRAGYRCVTFDNRGIGATENAEGFTTETMVGDTAALIEKLDLAPVHIVAVSMGAYIAQELMVARPELVRSAVLMATRGRHDRTRDFFRTAELDLVRSGVSLPPSYDAKVRLLENFSPKTLNDDAAVRDWIDMFTMWPTKPTPGVMTQVSIAPEGNRLAAYRSIKTPVLVIGFADDVVLPAHLGKEVADAIPNGRYLEIPHTGHLGFIERPQVVNAAALKFIADSL is encoded by the coding sequence GTGAACCTGGCCTACGACGACCGCGGTAGAGGCGACCCGGTGCTGTTCATCGCGGGGCGCGGCGGCGCGGGACGCACCTGGCACCTGCATCAGGTGCCGGAGTTCCTGCGGGCGGGTTATCGCTGCGTCACCTTCGACAACCGCGGTATCGGCGCGACGGAGAACGCCGAGGGTTTCACCACCGAGACCATGGTCGGCGACACCGCCGCGCTGATCGAGAAACTCGACCTCGCGCCGGTGCACATCGTGGCGGTGTCGATGGGCGCCTACATCGCGCAGGAACTGATGGTGGCCCGCCCCGAGCTGGTCCGCTCGGCGGTGCTGATGGCCACCCGCGGCCGGCACGACCGCACCCGCGACTTCTTCCGCACCGCCGAGCTGGACCTGGTGCGCTCCGGCGTGTCGCTGCCGCCGTCCTACGACGCGAAAGTGCGCCTGCTGGAGAACTTTTCACCCAAGACGCTGAACGACGACGCCGCCGTGCGCGACTGGATCGACATGTTCACCATGTGGCCGACCAAGCCGACGCCGGGCGTGATGACCCAGGTGTCGATCGCGCCGGAGGGCAACCGGCTCGCCGCGTACCGGAGCATCAAGACGCCGGTGCTCGTCATCGGCTTCGCGGACGACGTGGTGCTGCCCGCGCATCTCGGCAAAGAGGTCGCCGACGCCATCCCCAACGGCCGTTACCTGGAGATACCGCACACCGGCCACCTCGGATTCATCGAACGGCCGCAGGTCGTCAACGCCGCGGCCCTGAAATTCATCGCCGATAGTCTGTAG
- the menD gene encoding 2-succinyl-5-enolpyruvyl-6-hydroxy-3-cyclohexene-1-carboxylic-acid synthase, which produces MNPSTAQARVVVDELIRGGVRDVVLCPGSRNAPLAFALHDADRAGRIRLHVRIDERTAGYLAIGLAVAERAPVCVAMTSGTAVANLGPAVVEANYARVPLIVLSANRPYELLGTGANQTFEQMGYFGTQVRANISLGLAEEGPERVDALNAQWRSATCRVLVAATGSRTANAGPVQFDIPLREPLVPDADDPAERYAPEGRPDGRPWTYTPPVTFDQPLDIDLTPDTVVIAGHGAGAHPNLAMLPTVAEPTAPPAQNPLHPFALRLVRPQQVIMLGRPTLHRPVSTLLADPSVPVYALTTGPRWPDVSGNSQATGTRAVTTGEPNPAWLHRCAEVNRHAVEAVRSQLAAHPLTTGLHVAAAVADAVRPGDQLVLGASNPVRDAALVGLDPQGIKVRSNRGVAGIDGTVSTAIGAALAHDGRTIALIGDLTFVHDSSGLLIGPTEPTPRNLTIVVSNDNGGGIFELLEQGDPRFSDVSSRIFGTPHDVDVGALCRAYHVESRQIEVDQLIGALGERFEGMRVLEVKADRSSLRALHASIKAAL; this is translated from the coding sequence GTGAACCCATCGACTGCGCAGGCCCGCGTGGTCGTCGACGAATTGATTCGCGGCGGCGTCCGGGACGTGGTGCTGTGCCCGGGTTCGCGGAACGCGCCGCTGGCCTTCGCGCTGCACGACGCCGACCGGGCAGGTCGCATCCGCCTGCACGTCCGCATCGACGAGCGCACCGCTGGCTATCTGGCGATCGGGCTTGCGGTGGCCGAACGCGCCCCGGTGTGCGTGGCGATGACGTCGGGCACCGCGGTCGCCAACCTCGGGCCCGCGGTGGTGGAGGCCAATTACGCCCGTGTCCCGCTGATCGTGCTGAGCGCCAACCGGCCCTACGAACTGCTCGGCACCGGCGCCAACCAAACCTTCGAGCAGATGGGCTACTTCGGCACCCAGGTGCGCGCCAACATCAGCCTCGGCCTCGCCGAAGAAGGCCCCGAGCGGGTCGACGCGCTCAACGCGCAATGGCGCTCCGCGACATGCCGAGTCCTGGTGGCCGCCACCGGATCTCGCACCGCCAACGCGGGCCCGGTGCAATTCGACATCCCGCTGCGCGAGCCGCTGGTGCCCGACGCCGACGACCCGGCCGAGCGCTACGCGCCCGAGGGCAGGCCCGACGGCAGGCCGTGGACCTACACCCCGCCGGTCACGTTCGATCAGCCGCTCGACATCGACCTGACCCCGGACACCGTCGTGATCGCGGGGCACGGCGCTGGCGCGCATCCGAACCTCGCCATGCTGCCAACGGTCGCCGAGCCGACCGCGCCGCCCGCGCAGAATCCGCTGCATCCGTTCGCGCTGCGACTGGTCCGCCCGCAGCAGGTGATCATGCTGGGCCGCCCGACGCTGCACCGGCCGGTGTCGACGCTGCTGGCCGATCCGTCGGTGCCGGTGTATGCGCTGACCACCGGGCCGCGCTGGCCGGACGTGTCGGGGAACTCGCAGGCCACCGGCACGCGGGCGGTGACCACCGGCGAGCCGAATCCGGCCTGGTTGCACCGCTGCGCCGAAGTCAACCGGCATGCGGTCGAGGCGGTGCGCAGCCAACTCGCGGCGCACCCGCTGACCACCGGACTGCACGTCGCCGCCGCCGTCGCCGACGCGGTGCGGCCCGGCGACCAGTTGGTGCTGGGCGCCTCCAACCCGGTGCGCGACGCCGCGCTGGTCGGCCTCGACCCGCAGGGCATCAAGGTGCGGTCCAACCGCGGCGTCGCGGGTATCGATGGCACGGTGTCGACGGCGATCGGCGCGGCGCTCGCGCATGACGGCAGGACCATCGCGTTGATCGGTGACCTGACGTTCGTGCATGACAGTTCCGGGCTGTTGATCGGGCCGACGGAGCCGACGCCGCGCAACCTGACCATCGTGGTGTCCAACGACAACGGCGGCGGCATCTTCGAACTGCTCGAGCAGGGCGACCCGCGGTTCTCCGACGTGTCGTCGCGGATCTTCGGCACCCCGCACGACGTCGACGTCGGCGCGCTGTGCCGGGCCTACCACGTCGAGAGCAGGCAGATCGAGGTCGACCAGTTGATCGGCGCGCTCGGTGAGCGGTTCGAGGGGATGCGCGTGCTGGAGGTGAAGGCCGACCGGTCGTCGCTGCGGGCGTTGCACGCATCGATCAAGGCTGCCCTGTGA
- a CDS encoding DUF3592 domain-containing protein, with product MRHLNALRRFLIPRLTKDPGETLSQRVFRRIRIGIIVVACLVTLQSVLLVLGAWRNDRQIERHMGVAEANVLNAGPRRSTIEFVTPDRVTYRPELGVLYPSELENGMRIYVEYDTNNPDLVRVQDRNASLAIIPAGSIAVVGWLIAGALLAGVTLVEKRMTRTPAAVQD from the coding sequence GTGAGGCATCTGAATGCGTTGCGGCGCTTCCTGATTCCCCGGCTGACCAAGGATCCCGGCGAAACTCTGTCCCAACGCGTGTTCCGCCGGATCCGGATCGGGATCATCGTCGTCGCATGTCTGGTGACGCTGCAGTCGGTGCTGCTGGTGCTGGGCGCGTGGCGCAACGACCGGCAGATCGAGCGCCACATGGGTGTGGCCGAAGCCAACGTGCTCAACGCCGGACCGCGGCGGTCCACCATCGAGTTCGTCACCCCGGACCGCGTCACCTACCGTCCCGAACTGGGCGTGTTGTACCCGTCGGAACTGGAGAACGGGATGCGGATCTACGTGGAGTACGACACCAACAACCCCGATCTGGTTCGGGTGCAAGACCGTAACGCGTCGCTGGCCATCATCCCGGCAGGCTCGATCGCGGTGGTCGGCTGGCTGATCGCGGGCGCCCTGCTGGCCGGCGTCACGCTGGTCGAGAAGCGAATGACCAGAACACCTGCCGCCGTTCAGGATTGA
- a CDS encoding thioredoxin domain-containing protein codes for MRISRVLALIATALTITAVGCTKQVAGTAAPDPDKPPLSVSKDGFGVVAGFANAPKKIEIYTEPQCNHCADLQHDFGDELAYYIAVGELEVTYRPMIFMDDKTDGYSGQVSNALFLAADKAGSPAVTATGTEFQRFVENVWANQRPGGTPPTGDELAEYAKKAGMPDAVAQNIKGGGSAVNIKDMDDANFEFLYEIDSTEMGTPTVYDLDKGEKLDIYDNDWLNKLVQS; via the coding sequence ATGCGGATATCCCGGGTCTTGGCGCTGATCGCGACGGCGTTGACAATCACCGCCGTCGGTTGCACCAAGCAGGTCGCGGGCACCGCGGCACCCGATCCGGACAAGCCGCCGCTGTCGGTCAGCAAGGACGGCTTCGGAGTCGTCGCCGGATTCGCCAACGCGCCCAAGAAGATCGAGATCTACACCGAACCGCAGTGCAACCACTGCGCGGATCTGCAGCACGATTTCGGCGACGAACTCGCCTACTACATCGCTGTCGGCGAACTCGAGGTGACCTACCGGCCGATGATCTTCATGGACGACAAGACCGACGGCTATTCGGGTCAGGTCAGCAACGCGCTGTTTCTGGCCGCCGACAAGGCCGGCTCACCCGCGGTGACGGCGACCGGCACCGAGTTCCAGCGCTTCGTCGAAAACGTCTGGGCCAACCAGCGTCCCGGCGGCACGCCACCCACCGGGGACGAACTCGCGGAGTACGCCAAGAAGGCGGGCATGCCCGACGCCGTCGCGCAGAACATCAAGGGCGGCGGGTCAGCGGTCAACATCAAGGACATGGACGACGCCAACTTCGAGTTCCTCTACGAAATCGACTCGACCGAGATGGGTACCCCCACCGTCTACGACCTGGACAAGGGCGAGAAGCTCGACATCTACGACAACGACTGGCTGAACAAGCTCGTTCAATCCTGA
- a CDS encoding glycosyltransferase family 1 protein, protein MRVAIVAESFLPNVNGVSNSVLRVIEHLRRTGHEALIIAPDNPRGEPAADKVYDGIRVHRVPSRMFPKITSLPLGVPRPRLVNVLRGFDPDVVHLASPALLGYGGLHAARLLGVPTVAVFQTDIAGFAQSYGIGFAARTAWAWTRHLHSRADRTLAPSTAAMEDLTAHRIPRVHKWARGVDITGFAPSTRDDVLRRRWSPQGSPIVGFVGRLAPEKHVERLAPLAGRDDLQLVIVGDGVDRGKLEKALPSAIFTGALYGTELATAYASMDVFVHPGEHETFCQAVQEAMASGLPVVAPNAGGPRDLVAPYRTGLLLNVDEFEARLADSVDHLIAERQRYSLAARRSVLGRTWPAICEELLGHYEDVIGMRRAKAA, encoded by the coding sequence GTGCGCGTTGCAATCGTCGCAGAATCGTTCCTTCCGAATGTCAACGGCGTTTCGAATTCGGTGCTCCGGGTGATCGAGCATCTGCGCCGCACCGGGCACGAGGCCCTGATCATCGCCCCGGACAACCCGCGCGGTGAACCCGCTGCCGACAAGGTGTACGACGGCATCCGTGTGCACCGGGTGCCGTCGCGGATGTTCCCGAAGATCACCTCGCTGCCGCTAGGCGTGCCGCGACCGCGGCTGGTGAACGTGTTACGCGGTTTCGACCCCGACGTGGTGCATCTGGCGTCGCCGGCACTGCTCGGCTACGGCGGCCTGCACGCGGCGCGTCTCCTCGGGGTGCCGACCGTCGCCGTATTCCAAACCGACATCGCGGGTTTCGCGCAGAGCTACGGCATCGGCTTCGCAGCCCGCACCGCCTGGGCGTGGACGCGGCACCTGCACAGCCGCGCCGACCGCACCCTGGCGCCGTCGACCGCCGCGATGGAAGACCTGACAGCACACCGCATTCCGCGGGTGCACAAGTGGGCCCGCGGGGTCGACATCACCGGCTTCGCTCCGTCGACGCGTGACGACGTCCTGCGGCGCCGCTGGTCGCCGCAGGGTAGCCCGATCGTCGGTTTCGTCGGGCGACTCGCACCGGAGAAGCATGTCGAACGGCTGGCGCCGCTGGCCGGACGCGACGATCTTCAGCTCGTAATCGTCGGCGACGGGGTCGACCGCGGAAAACTCGAAAAGGCGCTTCCGTCAGCGATTTTCACCGGTGCACTGTACGGGACCGAGCTCGCGACGGCCTACGCCAGCATGGATGTCTTCGTCCACCCCGGCGAGCACGAGACGTTCTGCCAAGCAGTCCAGGAGGCGATGGCGTCGGGTCTGCCCGTCGTCGCCCCGAACGCAGGCGGGCCGCGCGACCTGGTCGCGCCGTACCGCACCGGATTGCTGTTGAACGTCGACGAGTTCGAAGCCAGGCTGGCCGACTCTGTCGACCATCTGATCGCCGAACGCCAACGCTATTCGCTGGCCGCTCGCCGCAGCGTGCTCGGCCGCACGTGGCCCGCGATCTGCGAGGAGTTGCTCGGCCACTACGAGGACGTCATCGGCATGCGCCGCGCCAAAGCCGCGTGA
- a CDS encoding SDR family oxidoreductase has product MSNKVWFITGTSRGFGREWAIAALERGDKVAATARDTATLADLVEKYGDALLPLQLDVTDRDADFAAVKQAHDHFGRLDIVVNNAGYGHFGFIEELTEAEARAQIETNVFGALWVTQAALPYLRAQRSGHILQVSSIGGITAFQNVGIYHASKWALEGFSQSLAQEVAPFGIHVTLIEPGGFATDWAGSSAKRSAPLPDYKEVHEAAERARSQRTSKPGDPQASARAVLKIVDAAEPPLRVFFGELPLSLAKADYENRLKTWEEWQLVAVEAQG; this is encoded by the coding sequence ATGAGTAACAAGGTTTGGTTCATCACCGGGACATCACGCGGGTTCGGCAGGGAGTGGGCGATCGCGGCGCTGGAGCGGGGCGACAAGGTCGCCGCCACCGCGCGCGACACCGCGACGCTGGCCGACCTGGTCGAGAAGTACGGCGACGCGCTGCTGCCTCTGCAACTCGACGTCACCGACCGCGACGCGGACTTCGCCGCGGTCAAACAGGCTCACGACCACTTCGGCCGGTTGGACATCGTCGTCAACAACGCCGGCTACGGCCACTTCGGCTTCATCGAGGAACTGACCGAGGCCGAGGCGCGGGCGCAGATCGAGACCAACGTGTTCGGCGCGCTGTGGGTGACGCAGGCCGCGCTGCCGTACCTGCGTGCGCAACGCAGCGGCCACATCCTGCAGGTGTCGTCGATCGGCGGCATCACCGCGTTTCAGAACGTCGGCATCTACCACGCGTCGAAGTGGGCGCTGGAGGGTTTCTCGCAGAGCCTGGCGCAGGAGGTCGCGCCGTTCGGAATCCACGTGACGCTGATCGAACCGGGCGGGTTCGCGACGGACTGGGCGGGGTCGTCGGCCAAGCGCTCCGCGCCGCTGCCCGATTACAAAGAGGTGCACGAGGCAGCCGAGCGGGCGCGCAGCCAGCGCACGTCCAAGCCGGGCGATCCGCAGGCGTCGGCGCGCGCGGTGCTCAAGATCGTCGATGCTGCAGAGCCGCCGCTGCGCGTGTTCTTCGGTGAGCTGCCGCTGTCACTGGCCAAGGCCGACTACGAGAACCGGCTCAAGACTTGGGAAGAGTGGCAGCTGGTCGCGGTCGAGGCGCAGGGCTGA
- a CDS encoding RDD family protein produces MTQPTPAAGQARAAGIVSRGIAAVIDLVVVLLIMGALYAGLVLTRLVFSPAAFSLPSLNAVFSTLITFAVAVLYLTSCWVVSGCTAGAVTMGLRVTGRRSGRVAPAVALLRAVAYVLFPVGLLWVAVDRNRRSLQDIVFRTRVIYNRPD; encoded by the coding sequence GTGACCCAACCGACGCCTGCCGCCGGGCAAGCGCGCGCTGCCGGAATCGTGAGCCGGGGTATCGCCGCCGTGATCGACTTGGTCGTCGTTCTGCTGATCATGGGCGCGCTGTACGCGGGCTTGGTGCTGACCCGATTGGTGTTCTCACCCGCCGCGTTCAGCTTGCCTTCGCTCAATGCCGTGTTCTCCACCCTGATCACGTTCGCGGTTGCCGTCCTCTACCTGACCTCCTGTTGGGTGGTGTCAGGATGCACGGCCGGCGCGGTGACGATGGGTCTGCGCGTCACCGGCCGCCGCTCAGGACGTGTCGCACCGGCGGTCGCGTTGCTTCGGGCGGTCGCGTACGTGCTGTTTCCGGTGGGCCTGCTCTGGGTCGCCGTTGACCGGAATCGAAGATCATTGCAGGACATCGTCTTTCGCACGCGTGTCATCTACAACCGGCCTGACTGA
- a CDS encoding demethylmenaquinone methyltransferase — translation MNRATLDKDPHEVASMFDAVARRYDLTNTVLSLGQDRFWRRATRSALRIGPGDKVLDLAAGTAVSTVELAASGAWCVAADFSVGMLAAGAQRDVPKVGADATRLPFADGVFDAVTISFGLRNVVDHAAGLREMARVTRPGGRLVVCEFSTPTNGAFATAYKEYLMQALPRIARAVSSNPDAYVYLAESIRAWPDQAELARRIAGAGWSAVRWRNLTGGIVALHAAVKP, via the coding sequence GTGAACCGCGCGACGCTGGACAAAGACCCGCATGAAGTGGCGTCGATGTTCGACGCCGTCGCGCGCCGCTACGACCTGACCAACACGGTGCTGTCGCTCGGGCAGGACCGGTTCTGGCGACGGGCCACCCGCTCGGCGCTGCGCATCGGGCCTGGCGACAAGGTGCTGGACCTGGCGGCGGGCACGGCGGTGTCGACGGTCGAACTGGCGGCTTCCGGCGCCTGGTGTGTGGCCGCGGACTTCTCGGTCGGCATGTTGGCAGCCGGTGCGCAGCGTGACGTGCCCAAGGTCGGGGCCGACGCGACGCGGCTACCGTTCGCCGACGGCGTGTTCGATGCGGTGACCATCAGCTTCGGGCTGCGCAACGTCGTCGACCACGCGGCGGGGCTGCGCGAGATGGCCCGCGTGACACGGCCCGGCGGCCGGCTGGTGGTGTGCGAGTTCTCGACGCCGACGAACGGCGCGTTCGCCACCGCCTACAAGGAGTACCTGATGCAGGCGTTGCCGCGGATCGCCCGCGCGGTGTCGTCGAATCCGGACGCCTACGTCTATCTCGCCGAATCGATTCGGGCGTGGCCCGATCAAGCGGAACTGGCGCGCCGCATCGCCGGCGCAGGCTGGTCAGCCGTGCGGTGGCGCAACCTCACCGGCGGCATCGTCGCGCTGCACGCCGCCGTCAAGCCCTAG